A portion of the Lolium rigidum isolate FL_2022 chromosome 1, APGP_CSIRO_Lrig_0.1, whole genome shotgun sequence genome contains these proteins:
- the LOC124695804 gene encoding uncharacterized protein LOC124695804, protein MDPGLGQSAFTINFSNPNACVKEFPIIHPTDSSSQLDVLSRGHSYNLPRGAKRKFDGLSLGLGNSSNSDFSNQSMRNGCTISSPMGSNDGSCIDLGLNNFTLGNEGTSRLDKQASDVRTTSAKPGLDLELSLSVGPCQSAITGPDLTAAAKQNNTFLQPFIMNLVPTVDEGSTSLRRPSGGQVLSFLNKTAMMTEFSPRQAFLASSNQTQGPASLPTLLQVQVQESPASCTSGSVNPQHRTSSAKVCSYPGCRTGGRGSSGRCIAHGGGKRCHKEGCRKGAEGKTIFCKAHGGGKRCEHFGCTKSAEGRTEFCIGHGGGRRCIHEGCRRAARGKSGRCIKHGGGKRCQQENCTKSAEGRSGLCIAHGGGPRCQYAGCSKGAQGATDFCKSHGGGKRCTHPDCAKGAEGSTPFCKSHGGGKRCSAQGCTKSVHGGTQSCVKHGGGKRCVFEGCTKSARGRTDHCVGHGGGKRCIHAGCDKSAQGSTDLCKAHGGGKRCSWGRPGSGLEVGSPPCDRLARGKKGMCVHHNPLLDDDRIHGGQTLGAFSITNGATDRADHPSNTETSRHSNFMLPVEAPCHAPVPVPEGRVHGGNIAAMLANGLSLGEKSTNYTEASTSAPRHFKPAKQLEPSTSCHGNWL, encoded by the coding sequence ATGGACCCTGGGCTTGGGCAATCAGCATTTACTATAAATTTCTCAAATCCAAATGCCTGTGTGAAGGAGTTCCCTATCATTCACCCCACAGACAGTTCTAGTCAACTTGATGTACTATCTCGGGGTCATTCATACAACCTGCCTAGAGGGGCCAAGAGAAAGTTTGATGGCTTGTCACTAGGTCTGGGCAACTCATCAAACTCAGATTTCAGCAATCAAAGTATGCGTAATGGCTGCACCATATCCTCTCCTATGGGTAGCAATGATGGTTCTTGTATTGATCTGGGCTTAAACAATTTTACACTAGGCAATGAAGGTACTTCTAGACTGGATAAGCAGGCTAGTGATGTTAGGACTACTTCGGCAAAGCCTGGGCTGGATCTTGAGTTATCTTTGTCTGTTGGACCATGTCAATCTGCTATCACCGGGCCAGACCTAACTGCAGCAGCCAAACAGAACAACACATTTCTGCAGCCATTCATTATGAACTTAGTCCCAACAGTTGATGAAGGATCGACATCTCTTCGCCGGCCATCTGGCGGTCAGGTCCTTTCATTCCTTAATAAGACTGCAATGATGACTGAGTTTTCTCCAAGGCAAGCTTTCTTGGCTAGCTCTAACCAGACTCAGGGTCCAGCTTCACTACCAACATTACTCCAAGTACAAGTACAAGAAAGTCCAGCATCCTGTACTTCTGGGTCTGTCAATCCGCAACATCGCACCAGTAGTGCGAAAGTTTGTTCGTATCCAGGATGTAGAACAGGAGGCAGAGGTTCATCAGGGCGCTGCATTGCACATGGTGGAGGCAAAAGGTGCCACAAAGAGGGTTGCAGGAAAGGAGCTGAGGGCAAGACCATCTTCTGTAAGGCTCATGGAGGAGGGAAGCGATGCGAGCACTTCGGATGCACCAAGAGCGCTGAAGGCCGTACTGAGTTCTGCATAGGCCATGGTGGTGGTCGACGCTGTATCCATGAAGGCTGCAGAAGAGCAGCTAGAGGGAAATCTGGCCGTTGCATTAAACATGGTGGTGGAAAAAGGTGTCAACAGGAGAACTGCACAAAGAGTGCGGAGGGGCGTTCGGGTTTATGCATCGCGCATGGAGGTGGACCTCGCTGTCAGTATGCTGGCTGCAGCAAGGGTGCCCAGGGCGCTACGGATTTCTGCAAATCCCATGGTGGTGGCAAAAGATGCACGCACCCCGACTGCGCGAAGGGTGCTGAGGGAAGCACTCCATTCTGCAAAAGCCATGGAGGAGGAAAACGTTGTTCAGCCCAAGGTTGCACGAAAAGTGTGCATGGGGGTACACAATCATGTGTTAAGCATGGAGGTGGCAAGAGGTGTGTGTTTGAAGGATGCACCAAGAGCGCTAGAGGCCGTACTGATCATTGTGTCGGCCATGGTGGGGGCAAGAGATGCATACATGCTGGCTGTGACAAGAGCGCGCAGGGAAGCACCGATCTTTGCAAGGCTCACGGAGGGGGCAAACGTTGCTCATGGGGCCGTCCAGGGTCCGGCCTTGAAGTTGGCAGCCCTCCTTGTGACCGTCTTGCCAGAGGCAAAAAAGGCATGTGTGTTCATCACAACCCGCTTCTGGATGATGACCGTATCCATGGTGGTCAAACACTGGGTGCTTTCAGTATTACAAACGGTGCCACTGATCGTGCGGACCACCCTTCAAACACCGAAACCAGCAGGCACAGCAATTTCATGCTTCCAGTGGAGGCTCCTTGTCATGCGCCGGTACCTGTTCCCGAGGGCCGAGTCCATGGCGGTAACATCGCAGCAATGCTTGCTAATGGCCTGAGTCTCGGAGAGAAGTCCACCAACTACACGGAGGCTAGTACCTCGGCGCCTCGCCACTTCAAGCCCGCTAAGCAATTGGAGCCCAGCACCTCTTGTCACGGCAACTGGCTCTAG
- the LOC124660052 gene encoding glucan endo-1,3-beta-glucosidase 14, with product MGPRRCAHWVALLFCTLLHAFPSHGHRPADAFVGAYGVNYGRIANNIPTPDKVVALLQSSKIRNVKIYDADHGVLDAFRGTGLNLVVAVNNGLLKDFAANESAALDWLDGNVKPYLPQTRIVGITVGNEVLGGDPSLAEPLVGAIKNVYNGLKKLHLEDKIELFSPHSEAVFATSYPPSACVFKEDVMVYMKPLLDFFQRIGSPFYVNAYPFLAYISDPDHIDINYALFEPNPGILDPNTSLHYDNMFDAQVDAAYAALQAAGYRDMEVRVAETGWASSGDQNEVGASVENARTYNFNLRKRLFLRKGTPLKPKTPVKAYIFALFNENSKPGPASEKHYGLFNADGRISYDIGYSGLLPSSASSFLLPMKKMRAGGWIVHCSAAVILSIFFF from the exons ATGGGTCCGCGCCGGTGCGCtcactgggtggcgctgctcttcTGCACCCTCCTCCACGCGTTCCCCTCGCACG GCCATCGACCCGCGGACGCGTTCGTCGGCGCGTACGGGGTAAACTACGGCAGAATCGCGAACAACATCCCGACCCCGGACAAGGTGGTGGCGCTCCTTCAAAGCTCCAAGATACGGAACGTCAAGATATACGACGCGGACCACGGCGTGCTGGACGCGTTCCGGGGCACGGGGCTcaacctcgtcgtcgccgtcaacaACGGGCTGCTCAAGGACTTCGCGGCGAACGAGAGCGCCGCGCTGGACTGGCTGGACGGCAACGTGAAGCCGTACCTGCCCCAGACGCGCATCGTGGGTATCACGGTGGGGAACGAGGTGCTGGGAGGGGACCCGAGCCTGGCCGAGCCGCTCGTCGGGGCGATCAAGAATGTGTACAACGGTCTCAAGAAACTCCATCTAGAAGACAAAATCGAGCTCTTCTCGCCCCACTCGGAAGCTGTTTTCGCGACCTCGTACCCGCCCTCCGCGTGCGTTTTCAAGGAGGACGTCATGGTGTATATGAAGCCGCTGCTGGACTTCTTCCAGCGGATCGGGTCGCCGTTCTATGTCAATGCGTATCCCTTTCTGGCTTACATCAGTGACCCGGACCACATCGACATTAACTACGCTCTCTTTGAGCCCAACCCTGGGATACTTGATCCGAATACGAGCCTGCACTATGACAACATGTTTGATGCTCAGGTGGATGCGGCTTATGCTGCTCTGCAGGCTGCTGGTTATAGAGACATGGAAGTCCGGGTAGCGGAGACTGGCTGGGCTTCTAGTGGGGATCAAAATGAAGTAGGGGCGTCAGTTGAGAATGCAAGGACTTACAATTTCAACCTCCGGAAGAGGCTCTTTCTGCGGAAGGGAACTCCTCTCAAGCCAAAGACACCCGTCAAAGCGTACATCTTTGCCTTGTTCAATGAGAACTCCAAGCCTGGACCTGCTTctgagaagcactatgggctcttCAATGCTGATGGAAGGATTTCGTATGATATTGGTTACTCAGGTCTCTTACCTTCGTCTGCATCTTCGTTCTTGTTGCCAATGAAG AAAATGCGTGCTGGGGGGTGGATTGTACACTGTTCAGCTGCAGTTAttctatctatcttcttcttttag